From one Streptomyces chromofuscus genomic stretch:
- a CDS encoding YbfB/YjiJ family MFS transporter — MTALGLAAGPVVALGFTRFAYALLLPSMRTELDWSYAAAGGLNTANAVGYIIGAGSGAWWAKRFGAGRAFVWGMVISALALLGSGATGDFAALSVLRFVGGLSTAVTFVVGSALASRIHTGGRQQRSAALVAVYMAGVGIGVVLSGVAVPAALSALGASGWQTGWLLMGVLALLALIPAARAAKAVPAAPPAAAGQGRSGLGRMSWSFVWYVLFGAGYVSYMTFVIALLKDQGLGTWSTAAFFIVLGAASALATLLLWGRITGRLPGGASLALVSVVVLLGVLPVLLGDGLAAAMISAIVFGSAFMAGPTAVTVLARRMLPPHAWASGIAWLTVAFSVGQAVGPLVSGVLSDSDGGIAKGLWLSVILLALSAVAALAQRERPVIAAVAGSPEGARPAARK; from the coding sequence TTGACAGCGCTGGGCCTGGCGGCCGGCCCGGTCGTGGCACTCGGGTTCACTCGCTTCGCCTACGCCCTGCTGCTGCCGTCGATGCGCACCGAGCTCGATTGGTCGTACGCGGCTGCCGGCGGTCTGAACACGGCCAACGCGGTGGGGTACATCATCGGTGCCGGCAGCGGCGCCTGGTGGGCCAAGCGGTTCGGCGCGGGCAGGGCCTTCGTGTGGGGCATGGTGATCAGCGCGTTGGCGCTTCTCGGCTCCGGCGCCACTGGTGACTTCGCCGCCCTGTCCGTACTCCGCTTCGTCGGTGGGCTGTCCACCGCCGTGACGTTCGTGGTCGGGTCGGCGCTGGCCTCCCGGATCCACACCGGCGGCCGGCAGCAGCGCTCCGCCGCGCTCGTCGCCGTCTACATGGCCGGGGTCGGCATCGGTGTCGTGCTGTCCGGCGTCGCCGTTCCCGCCGCGCTGAGCGCCCTGGGCGCCTCCGGCTGGCAGACGGGCTGGCTGCTGATGGGCGTCCTGGCACTGCTCGCCCTGATCCCCGCCGCACGGGCCGCCAAGGCAGTGCCCGCGGCGCCGCCGGCCGCGGCCGGGCAGGGGCGTTCCGGCCTGGGGCGCATGTCGTGGTCCTTCGTCTGGTACGTCCTGTTCGGTGCCGGCTACGTGTCGTACATGACCTTCGTCATCGCACTCCTGAAAGACCAGGGCCTGGGCACCTGGAGCACGGCTGCGTTCTTCATCGTGCTCGGTGCCGCGAGCGCGCTGGCGACGTTGCTGCTGTGGGGCCGCATCACCGGGCGACTGCCCGGCGGCGCCTCTTTGGCCTTGGTGTCCGTGGTGGTCCTGCTGGGCGTACTGCCCGTGCTGCTGGGCGACGGACTCGCCGCCGCCATGATCTCCGCGATCGTCTTCGGCTCGGCGTTCATGGCCGGTCCCACGGCCGTCACCGTCCTGGCCCGGCGCATGCTGCCTCCGCACGCCTGGGCCTCGGGCATCGCCTGGCTGACCGTCGCCTTCAGCGTCGGCCAGGCCGTCGGCCCGCTGGTCTCCGGTGTCCTGTCCGACTCCGACGGAGGCATCGCCAAGGGCCTGTGGCTGTCGGTGATCCTGCTCGCCCTGTCCGCGGTGGCCGCGCTCGCCCAGCGCGAACGTCCCGTGATCGCGGCGGTGGCGGGGTCGCCCGAGGGCGCCCGGCCTGCCGCCCGGAAGTGA
- a CDS encoding MIP/aquaporin family protein produces the protein MSSSSHASRDRSATAAPPSPGRVWLAEGAATLLLLLAMTVLFRHLFHPQAWPAGHLTSDAGRLLVDAAVSGAVVGGLVASPLGRVSGAHMNPAVTVMLCAAGRLPAARLPVYLSAQLAGALLGTALGRGLLGDAVAHPHVRYALLRPLLAQPPMVIGVGEAVGTAVLLAIVLRLVSDPDLEEVAPAAVGATLTVLIILAAPVTGGSLNPARQFGPWLMAGAPGPAWPYLAGPMAAAVAVGALARLLPVGGGRSGPWR, from the coding sequence GTGTCCTCCTCGTCGCACGCCTCCCGCGATCGCTCCGCGACCGCCGCCCCGCCCAGCCCCGGCCGTGTCTGGCTGGCGGAAGGCGCCGCCACACTGTTGCTGCTGCTGGCGATGACGGTTCTCTTCCGCCACTTGTTCCACCCCCAGGCGTGGCCGGCAGGGCACCTCACCTCGGACGCCGGACGACTCCTGGTCGACGCCGCGGTGAGCGGCGCGGTCGTGGGCGGGCTGGTCGCCTCACCCCTGGGCCGCGTCAGCGGCGCCCACATGAACCCGGCGGTCACCGTGATGCTGTGTGCGGCGGGCCGGCTGCCCGCGGCCCGGCTGCCGGTGTATCTGTCCGCGCAACTGGCGGGAGCGCTCCTGGGCACCGCGCTGGGGCGGGGTCTGCTCGGCGATGCGGTGGCCCACCCGCACGTCAGGTATGCCCTGCTCCGCCCCCTCCTCGCCCAGCCACCCATGGTGATCGGCGTCGGCGAGGCGGTGGGTACGGCCGTGCTGCTGGCGATCGTGCTGCGACTCGTCAGCGATCCCGATCTCGAGGAGGTGGCACCGGCCGCCGTCGGCGCGACGCTCACCGTCCTGATCATTCTTGCGGCGCCCGTCACGGGGGGCAGTCTGAACCCCGCCCGGCAGTTCGGCCCCTGGCTCATGGCAGGCGCTCCCGGACCGGCGTGGCCTTACCTGGCCGGTCCGATGGCTGCGGCGGTTGCCGTGGGTGCCCTCGCGCGCCTGCTGCCCGTCGGCGGCGGGAGGTCAGGGCCGTGGCGGTGA
- a CDS encoding ATP-binding protein, with the protein MAAGVGVVPTTGEQPESGRFGVEEGDVRPGVPGERVSSPVGVHRVVELAGFGRAAHEAREAVRETCSDHLGGRLPDALLVVTELVANAVSHTDGVGNLVLHSDVSGTELTVCDRGGSPTWPRVADGDPLAESGRGLRLVEALADSWHTRAEPEGKAVTAVFRANAVE; encoded by the coding sequence GTGGCCGCTGGAGTCGGTGTTGTTCCGACGACGGGCGAACAACCCGAGAGCGGACGTTTCGGCGTCGAAGAGGGTGACGTGCGTCCGGGCGTACCTGGCGAGCGCGTCTCGAGCCCGGTGGGCGTCCACCGCGTGGTCGAGCTCGCCGGCTTCGGACGGGCCGCGCACGAGGCCCGGGAAGCCGTGCGGGAGACCTGCTCGGACCATCTCGGCGGGCGGCTGCCGGACGCGCTGCTCGTGGTCACCGAGCTGGTGGCGAACGCGGTCTCTCACACCGACGGTGTCGGGAACCTGGTGCTCCACAGCGACGTGAGCGGCACTGAACTGACCGTGTGCGACCGGGGCGGTTCCCCGACCTGGCCGCGGGTGGCCGACGGTGATCCGCTGGCCGAGTCCGGTCGGGGGCTGCGGTTGGTCGAGGCCCTCGCCGATTCCTGGCACACCCGCGCGGAGCCGGAGGGCAAAGCCGTCACCGCCGTCTTCCGCGCCAACGCGGTGGAATGA
- a CDS encoding GNAT family N-acetyltransferase — MTDRTTRSRADIRGFLAGDGPQLVDVWRRSAPADPVTADRFRSLVLLDANFDPEGLRVAVEGDRVVGAAYAVRRLTPMTGTDLEPEQGWIPFFFVDPTARGRGLGRRLLTDAIDWLHGHGRTQVDFSSYTPNYVLPGLDAETYPEAALLLESLGFRTLYEAEAMDRGLVGYRVPEHVTRRVEELTAQGHRFATPSDDDLVDLFALAGSHFGPDWACTIRACLVAGTPLDRIVVARDPSGRMVGWAMHGAFDAVDERFGPIGVLEEMRGTGLGEVLLHLVLQRMRARRAHSAWFLWTGAQSPAGHMYRKTGFTTTRVFRVMRRTAAR; from the coding sequence ATGACCGATCGCACAACAAGATCCCGGGCCGACATCCGTGGCTTTCTCGCGGGCGACGGACCACAGCTGGTCGACGTGTGGCGGCGCAGCGCGCCGGCCGACCCCGTCACCGCGGACCGCTTCCGCTCCCTGGTCCTGCTCGACGCCAACTTCGACCCGGAGGGTCTTCGGGTCGCCGTCGAGGGGGACCGTGTCGTCGGCGCGGCCTACGCGGTGCGCCGTCTGACGCCGATGACCGGCACCGACCTGGAGCCGGAGCAGGGCTGGATCCCGTTCTTCTTCGTCGACCCGACCGCCCGCGGGCGCGGCCTCGGCCGTCGCCTGCTGACCGACGCCATCGACTGGCTGCACGGCCACGGCCGCACCCAGGTGGACTTCTCCTCGTACACCCCGAACTACGTCCTGCCCGGCCTGGACGCCGAGACGTACCCGGAAGCGGCCCTGCTCCTGGAGTCCCTTGGCTTTCGCACGCTGTACGAGGCGGAGGCGATGGACCGTGGCCTGGTGGGCTACCGCGTCCCGGAACACGTGACGCGCCGCGTGGAGGAACTGACGGCGCAGGGCCACCGTTTCGCCACCCCGTCCGACGACGACCTGGTGGACCTGTTCGCGCTCGCCGGGAGCCACTTCGGCCCCGACTGGGCGTGCACGATCCGGGCGTGTCTGGTCGCGGGCACTCCGCTCGACCGGATCGTCGTCGCTCGTGACCCGTCGGGCCGTATGGTCGGCTGGGCGATGCACGGCGCGTTCGACGCGGTGGACGAGCGGTTCGGCCCGATCGGCGTGCTGGAGGAGATGCGCGGCACCGGCCTCGGTGAGGTCCTCCTGCACCTGGTCCTTCAGCGGATGCGGGCGCGCCGCGCGCACTCCGCGTGGTTCCTGTGGACCGGCGCGCAGTCCCCGGCAGGCCACATGTACCGCAAGACCGGCTTCACCACGACCCGCGTGTTCCGCGTGATGCGCCGGACGGCCGCTCGATGA
- a CDS encoding ABC transporter substrate-binding protein, whose translation MTPAPRTSGLSRRHFALALPSTLLVSGCAAPHQGTGRPGDPIVLTLLSHYASGVLKEALQGPVDEWNAGHDRVKVQTKAVEFTDLLTTFMVRQAAGQGADILHPYCLWNGQLVQAGVLRPAPREYAEEIARGYSEAAVDSASVDGRIYGYPTEVQTYALYYNKRLLREAGIDGPPRTWRELEETAHRTARRDRYGNTLVQGFGLSTADDSTTVGQTLALLNAAGGRFVSEDGRSTAIDSPAGRAVFELEHRLVTRGASAPGVNVYKAFRSGQVAMVVSAGWWTGSLKALMGKDYRDVGVAPLPLPETDGKRATLSTGFMLGVNTASKNPRAAWEFLRWLNTEKVNVRGTTKGVKATRMSSLQVSAGSLTGRADDMRTLLGAHSDANLRPFLDALAYSVPEPNVPGAQQAKSLLRKNIEALWTGQQSVDQALRTTRRQVDREVSRSW comes from the coding sequence ATGACACCGGCGCCCCGCACCAGCGGCCTGAGCCGCCGCCACTTCGCGCTCGCGCTCCCCTCGACGCTGCTCGTCTCCGGATGCGCCGCACCGCATCAGGGCACCGGGCGGCCCGGGGACCCGATCGTCCTCACCCTGCTCTCCCACTACGCGAGCGGCGTGCTCAAGGAGGCCCTGCAGGGCCCTGTCGACGAGTGGAACGCCGGCCACGACCGGGTCAAGGTGCAGACGAAGGCCGTCGAGTTCACGGACCTGCTGACCACCTTCATGGTGCGGCAGGCCGCGGGCCAGGGCGCCGACATCCTCCACCCGTACTGCCTGTGGAACGGCCAGCTGGTCCAAGCCGGCGTCCTGCGCCCCGCTCCGCGCGAGTACGCGGAGGAGATCGCACGCGGGTACAGCGAAGCGGCCGTCGACTCCGCCTCGGTGGACGGCCGGATCTACGGCTACCCCACCGAGGTGCAGACGTACGCCCTCTACTACAACAAACGGCTGCTGCGCGAAGCCGGCATCGACGGCCCGCCACGCACCTGGCGGGAGCTGGAGGAGACCGCCCACCGCACCGCCAGGCGTGACCGGTACGGCAACACACTGGTCCAGGGCTTCGGGCTGTCGACCGCCGACGACTCCACCACCGTCGGCCAGACACTCGCCCTGCTCAACGCCGCCGGCGGCAGGTTCGTCTCCGAGGACGGCAGGAGCACCGCGATCGACTCACCGGCCGGACGGGCCGTGTTCGAGCTGGAGCACCGCCTCGTCACCCGAGGTGCGAGCGCTCCCGGCGTCAACGTCTACAAGGCGTTCCGGTCCGGGCAGGTGGCCATGGTGGTCAGCGCCGGCTGGTGGACCGGGAGCCTGAAGGCACTGATGGGCAAGGACTACCGTGACGTCGGCGTCGCGCCGCTCCCCCTCCCCGAGACGGACGGCAAGCGCGCCACGCTCTCCACCGGCTTCATGCTGGGGGTCAACACGGCGAGCAAGAACCCGCGCGCCGCCTGGGAGTTCCTGCGCTGGCTCAACACCGAGAAGGTGAACGTCAGAGGCACCACCAAGGGTGTGAAAGCAACCCGGATGAGTTCCCTGCAGGTGTCGGCCGGCTCCCTGACCGGCCGCGCCGACGACATGCGCACGCTCCTGGGCGCGCACAGCGATGCGAACCTGCGCCCCTTCCTGGACGCGTTGGCGTACTCGGTGCCGGAACCGAACGTGCCCGGCGCACAGCAGGCCAAATCGCTGCTGCGCAAGAACATCGAGGCGCTGTGGACCGGTCAGCAGTCGGTCGACCAGGCACTGCGCACCACCCGCCGTCAGGTCGATCGAGAGGTGTCCCGCTCATGGTGA
- a CDS encoding carbohydrate ABC transporter permease → MVNALTTATTERAAPRTRSAGPAIDGRARARRRQAVVAYLFLAPTLLFFAVFLILPLGFALLLSMSRWSGFDLGGIQPVGTDNFRGLFADGSTFLAPILTNTLLFALGTLVLSLAGSVVVATCIDNLRFQGLWRTLYFLPIVTTVVAVGNVWKYMYEPGGLVNGVLNALGLGSVAFLQDPDTALPSVVVVQAWASVGSAILVLTAGLKSIPESYYEAAALDGAGPVTVFWKITLPLLRPSLLLVCVTQLISGLQSFALIIVMTKGGPGDATNVAALEMYRQAFSYGHWGPASAAAFVLFVVVLLITLVQLWIFRRKGEDA, encoded by the coding sequence ATGGTGAACGCGCTGACGACGGCGACGACGGAGCGGGCGGCGCCCCGCACGCGCTCCGCCGGCCCCGCCATCGACGGCCGCGCCCGGGCGCGCCGCCGCCAGGCCGTCGTCGCCTATCTCTTCCTGGCGCCGACGTTGCTGTTCTTCGCCGTCTTCCTGATCCTGCCGCTCGGGTTCGCGCTGCTGCTGTCCATGTCCCGCTGGTCCGGCTTCGACCTCGGCGGCATCCAACCCGTCGGCACGGACAACTTCAGGGGCCTCTTCGCTGACGGATCGACGTTCCTGGCGCCGATCCTCACCAACACGCTGCTGTTCGCCCTGGGCACCCTGGTCCTTTCGCTCGCCGGCTCCGTGGTGGTCGCCACCTGCATCGACAACCTGCGGTTCCAGGGTCTGTGGCGCACCCTGTACTTCCTGCCGATCGTGACGACCGTCGTGGCCGTCGGCAACGTGTGGAAGTACATGTACGAGCCGGGCGGCCTCGTCAACGGCGTGCTGAACGCCCTCGGGCTCGGCTCTGTGGCCTTTCTCCAGGACCCGGACACCGCGCTGCCCTCGGTCGTGGTCGTCCAGGCCTGGGCCTCGGTCGGCTCGGCGATCCTCGTCCTGACCGCCGGGCTCAAGTCCATTCCCGAGTCGTACTACGAGGCCGCTGCGCTCGACGGCGCCGGGCCGGTCACCGTCTTCTGGAAGATCACACTGCCGCTGCTGCGGCCGTCCCTGCTGCTCGTGTGCGTCACCCAGCTGATCAGCGGCCTGCAGTCCTTCGCGCTGATCATCGTGATGACCAAGGGCGGGCCGGGCGACGCGACCAACGTGGCTGCCTTGGAGATGTACCGGCAGGCGTTCTCGTACGGCCACTGGGGCCCGGCGAGCGCCGCCGCCTTCGTCCTGTTCGTGGTGGTCCTCCTGATCACCCTGGTGCAGTTGTGGATCTTCCGGCGCAAGGGGGAGGACGCATGA
- a CDS encoding carbohydrate ABC transporter permease — protein MIRRRFPWLSYLVVVIGAVLTVVPFLDMVMTSFKGAGEAGTLPYRFLPEAFDLSNYRAAMDQLDLPVLFRNSVVATAVITGSVLLTSSLAGYALAKLRFPGRNLIFRLVLSTMMFPPFLFFIPHFLILVHWPLAGGNDLFGRGGAGLTVSIAALALPFLVNGFGIFLMRQFMVSIPDEVLEAARIDGAGEFAVWWRIVVPQTRPVVLTLALLTFVHAWNEYIWALLISTANPDVMTLPVGIQFLQDYVDPTRTMPIVMAGLVLSVLPVLIPFLLLQKYYIRGVMLSGLK, from the coding sequence ATGATCCGCCGCCGTTTTCCGTGGTTGTCGTACCTGGTGGTCGTGATCGGCGCCGTGCTCACGGTGGTGCCGTTCCTCGACATGGTGATGACGTCGTTCAAGGGGGCCGGCGAGGCCGGCACGCTGCCGTACCGGTTCCTGCCGGAGGCGTTCGACCTGTCCAACTACCGAGCGGCGATGGACCAGCTCGATCTGCCGGTGCTCTTTCGCAACAGTGTCGTCGCCACCGCCGTGATCACCGGATCGGTGCTGCTCACCTCATCGCTCGCCGGCTACGCGCTCGCCAAACTCCGCTTTCCGGGACGGAACTTGATCTTCCGGCTCGTGCTGTCGACGATGATGTTCCCCCCGTTCCTCTTCTTCATCCCGCATTTCCTGATCCTGGTGCACTGGCCACTCGCGGGCGGCAACGACCTGTTCGGGCGCGGGGGCGCGGGCCTGACCGTCAGCATCGCGGCGCTCGCCCTGCCGTTCCTCGTCAACGGCTTCGGCATCTTCCTGATGCGCCAGTTCATGGTCTCGATCCCGGACGAGGTCCTGGAGGCCGCACGCATCGACGGTGCCGGCGAGTTCGCCGTGTGGTGGCGGATCGTCGTGCCGCAGACGAGGCCGGTCGTGCTGACGCTCGCTCTGCTGACCTTCGTCCACGCGTGGAACGAGTACATTTGGGCGCTGCTCATCTCGACCGCCAACCCGGACGTGATGACCCTGCCCGTCGGCATCCAGTTCCTGCAGGACTACGTGGACCCGACCCGCACGATGCCGATCGTCATGGCCGGTCTCGTCCTGAGCGTCCTGCCGGTCCTGATCCCCTTCCTGCTGCTGCAGAAGTACTACATCCGCGGCGTGATGCTCAGCGGCCTCAAGTGA